From the genome of Papaver somniferum cultivar HN1 chromosome 2, ASM357369v1, whole genome shotgun sequence, one region includes:
- the LOC113348261 gene encoding meiotic recombination protein DMC1 homolog isoform X2, translating to MKIFFLKSDGNGQLQLIERDDMEDEGCSFEAIEKLIAQGINAGDIKKLQDAGLCNWNQFMMRAKKDFTGVKGLSEDKVDKIFDSVCEAAEKLAKEEIVKITSGSSVLDEHLVIAQGINAGDIKKLQDAGVHTVPETAENIVKKEIVKLTSGSSALDELLGGNAKPSCVTEAVGEFRSGQTQLAHTHCVPKQIFVKTLAGKTLCFRVKTDDTVSDLKRKIEEKETFPIQQQKFIFAGKELRDSFNIDKFYNEATIYLTSGLCGGSRRRGKDISKGQRNIFKANDKQTNEDTSTARMQRQGPRLCCIQICISKPRSDFKRRQRNEPRRRKRLKN from the exons ATGAAGATCTTCTTTCTAAA ATCTGATGGAAACGGTCAGTTACAGCTCATCGAGAGAGATGATATGGAAGATGAAGGATGTTCGttcgaagctattgaaaaat TAATCGCTCAAGGAATCAACGCTGGAGATATTAAGAAGCTTCAAGATGCAGGACTGTGCAATTGGAACCAGTTCATGATgcgtgctaaaaag gatttcactGGTGTTAAAGGATTATCTGAAGATAAAGTTGATAAAATCTTTGATTCCGTCTGTGAAGCAGCAGAAAAATTGGCT AAGGAAGAGATTGTTAAAATCACTAGTGGAAGCTCTGTCCTAGATGAACATTTAG TAATAGCTCAAGGAATCAATGCTGGAGATATTAAGAAGCTTCAAGATGCAGGAGTGCACACAGTCCCTGAAACAGCAGAAAACATAGTT AAGAAAGAGATTGTTAAACTCACTAGTGGAAGCTCAGCCCTGGATGAACTTTTAGGCGGTAATGCCAAACCATCTTGTGTTACAGAAGCTGTTGGAGAGTTCAG ATCAGGCCAAACTCAGCTTGCTCATACACACTGTGTTCCAAAACAGATCTTTGTGAAAACCTTAGCTGGGAAGACGCTGTGTTTCCGTGTGAAGACTGATGACACAGTTTCTGACCTCAAGAGAAAGATAGAAGAGAAAGAAACTTTTCCTATACAGCAGCAGAAGTTCATATTTGCTGGGAAAGAGTTAAGGGACAGCTTTAACATTGACAAGTTCTATAATGAAGCAACAATATACCTAACTAGTGGACTATGTGGTGGTAGTAGAAGAAGGGGGAAAGATATCAGCAAAGGGCAGCGGAACATATTCAAAGCAAATGACAAACAAACCAATGAAGATACAAGTACTGCAAGAATGCAGCGGCAAGGACCTAGACTTTGTTGCATCCAGATTTGTATATCGAAACCAAGGAGCGACTTCAAGAGGAGGCAGAGAAACGAGCCAAGGAGAAGAAAGAGATTGAAGAACTAG
- the LOC113348261 gene encoding DNA repair protein RAD51-like isoform X1, which produces MKIFFLKSDGNGQLQLIERDDMEDEGCSFEAIEKLIAQGINAGDIKKLQDAGLCNWNQFMMRAKKDFTGVKGLSEDKVDKIFDSVCEAAEKLAKEEIVKITSGSSVLDEHLGVIAQGINAGDIKKLQDAGVHTVPETAENIVKKEIVKLTSGSSALDELLGGNAKPSCVTEAVGEFRSGQTQLAHTHCVPKQIFVKTLAGKTLCFRVKTDDTVSDLKRKIEEKETFPIQQQKFIFAGKELRDSFNIDKFYNEATIYLTSGLCGGSRRRGKDISKGQRNIFKANDKQTNEDTSTARMQRQGPRLCCIQICISKPRSDFKRRQRNEPRRRKRLKN; this is translated from the exons ATGAAGATCTTCTTTCTAAA ATCTGATGGAAACGGTCAGTTACAGCTCATCGAGAGAGATGATATGGAAGATGAAGGATGTTCGttcgaagctattgaaaaat TAATCGCTCAAGGAATCAACGCTGGAGATATTAAGAAGCTTCAAGATGCAGGACTGTGCAATTGGAACCAGTTCATGATgcgtgctaaaaag gatttcactGGTGTTAAAGGATTATCTGAAGATAAAGTTGATAAAATCTTTGATTCCGTCTGTGAAGCAGCAGAAAAATTGGCT AAGGAAGAGATTGTTAAAATCACTAGTGGAAGCTCTGTCCTAGATGAACATTTAGGTG TAATAGCTCAAGGAATCAATGCTGGAGATATTAAGAAGCTTCAAGATGCAGGAGTGCACACAGTCCCTGAAACAGCAGAAAACATAGTT AAGAAAGAGATTGTTAAACTCACTAGTGGAAGCTCAGCCCTGGATGAACTTTTAGGCGGTAATGCCAAACCATCTTGTGTTACAGAAGCTGTTGGAGAGTTCAG ATCAGGCCAAACTCAGCTTGCTCATACACACTGTGTTCCAAAACAGATCTTTGTGAAAACCTTAGCTGGGAAGACGCTGTGTTTCCGTGTGAAGACTGATGACACAGTTTCTGACCTCAAGAGAAAGATAGAAGAGAAAGAAACTTTTCCTATACAGCAGCAGAAGTTCATATTTGCTGGGAAAGAGTTAAGGGACAGCTTTAACATTGACAAGTTCTATAATGAAGCAACAATATACCTAACTAGTGGACTATGTGGTGGTAGTAGAAGAAGGGGGAAAGATATCAGCAAAGGGCAGCGGAACATATTCAAAGCAAATGACAAACAAACCAATGAAGATACAAGTACTGCAAGAATGCAGCGGCAAGGACCTAGACTTTGTTGCATCCAGATTTGTATATCGAAACCAAGGAGCGACTTCAAGAGGAGGCAGAGAAACGAGCCAAGGAGAAGAAAGAGATTGAAGAACTAG